In 'Nostoc azollae' 0708, the following are encoded in one genomic region:
- a CDS encoding GAF domain-containing protein, translating into MPADAGITVQELGDVYYALAVNQLVWISESSSSLKSHAQGKLLQRLGVLSFLAAPIIWQKDLLGFVAVEITNPRIWNQADQNFIQGVAALLSLRVPTDKIETTIKQIQQSYQLTLKFAQAVYQEQDLQ; encoded by the coding sequence ATGCCTGCTGATGCAGGCATAACAGTGCAAGAGTTAGGCGATGTGTATTATGCTTTAGCGGTTAACCAACTAGTCTGGATCAGTGAATCCAGCAGTTCCCTGAAAAGCCATGCCCAAGGTAAACTGTTACAACGGTTAGGAGTCCTTTCTTTCCTAGCAGCTCCTATCATCTGGCAAAAAGACTTACTTGGCTTTGTGGCTGTAGAAATCACCAACCCACGAATTTGGAACCAAGCAGATCAAAATTTTATTCAAGGTGTCGCTGCGTTACTCTCCTTAAGAGTTCCCACAGACAAAATAGAAACTACTATCAAGCAAATTCAACAAAGTTACCAACTAACGCTCAAATTTGCCCAAGCAGTATATCAAGAGCAAGATTTACAATAA
- a CDS encoding ATP-binding protein produces MSGLVLAQIRDLGIPSDELTQMRYKLVLRQLNYIANSMTGVIKQEQWQLHLSWETMTICGLLKRATERVDAVVKQQQLWIGVHGLGKPLEEVESPKNTSSSGELITSPRPSPLATAGDIVKIELVIYELLANACKPSPIGDRVDIWCRPIDERLLEISIIDNGIVDQQLLAELNDNTSNDVLASSHLNQPPGLHLLICRQLIKQLGGELQIYQLRDTQVVSRLILPLAPHHWEGNTLGNTLGRTSASILSQE; encoded by the coding sequence ATGTCAGGGTTGGTACTGGCTCAAATTCGTGATTTGGGTATTCCCAGCGATGAACTAACTCAAATGCGTTATAAGCTCGTCTTGCGGCAGTTAAATTACATTGCCAACTCAATGACAGGAGTCATCAAACAAGAGCAGTGGCAATTACATCTTAGTTGGGAAACTATGACAATTTGTGGTTTGTTAAAACGAGCCACTGAAAGAGTAGATGCTGTAGTTAAGCAGCAACAACTTTGGATAGGTGTACATGGTTTAGGAAAACCCCTAGAAGAAGTAGAATCACCCAAAAATACTTCCTCATCTGGAGAGCTAATCACTTCGCCTAGGCCATCTCCATTGGCTACAGCTGGCGACATTGTGAAGATTGAATTAGTTATCTATGAATTATTGGCTAATGCGTGTAAACCTTCTCCAATAGGTGACAGAGTTGATATTTGGTGTCGTCCCATAGATGAGCGATTACTGGAAATATCAATTATAGATAATGGCATTGTTGATCAACAGCTACTAGCAGAGCTAAATGATAATACATCCAATGATGTACTTGCTTCGTCGCATCTCAATCAACCACCAGGTTTGCATTTACTAATTTGTCGACAACTAATCAAGCAATTAGGAGGAGAATTACAGATATATCAGTTACGAGATACTCAAGTAGTCAGTCGTTTAATATTGCCTTTAGCACCTCATCATTGGGAAGGAAATACTTTAGGTAATACCTTGGGAAGGACTTCAGCCTCAATATTGAGCCAGGAGTAA